In Humulus lupulus chromosome 6, drHumLupu1.1, whole genome shotgun sequence, a single genomic region encodes these proteins:
- the LOC133782583 gene encoding ubiquitin carboxyl-terminal hydrolase 14 isoform X2 — MLDPMDLLRSNLSRVRIPEPTNRIYKHECCLSFDTPRSEGGLFIDMNTFLAFGKECVAWNYEKTGNPVYLHIKQTKKLVPEDRPLKKPTLLAIGVDGGYDNNEIEYEETYSIVIIPDYAILPFPSVELPEKVRLAVDAILLAESAERKEQVAAWTADKKQVSAYATNLQQIDNGVIVPPSGWKCAKCDKTENLWLNLTDGTILCGRKNWDGTGGNNHAVDYYKETNYPLAVKLGTITADLEGADVFSYPEDESVVDPLLAQHLQFFGIDFSSLQKTEMTTAERELDQNTNFDWNRIQESGQDVEPICGPGYTGLVNLGNSCYLAATMQVVFSTDSFYTRYYKNQSLKMAFGMAPADPTVDLNMQLTKLGHGLLSGKYSVPSQEGSDDFNVKNSSSTAKQEGIPPRMFKAVIAASHPEFSTMRQQDALEFFLHFLDQVEQVERSNSGRSEADSSRCFKFGVEDRIQCSSGKVAYNRRLDYILSLNIPLHAASNKDELEAFQKLKAEKISEGKEISNDEIVRPRVPLEACLASFSSPEEIHDFYSTALKAKTTAIKTTGLTSFPDYLVLHMRKFVMEEGWVPKKLDVYVDVPDIIDISHMRSKGLQPGEEILPEFPDNEAESNLPFADEGIVSQLVSMGFSHLHCQKAAIKTSNTGVEEAMNWLLSHMDDADIDAPISQGGEPAVDQSKLEMLLSFGFSEEVARKALKASGGDIEKATDWIFNNPDAASASSDMDATTSNPTSNPADIGLPDGGGRYKLMGIVSHIGTSTQCGHYVAHIFKDGRWVIFNDDKVGASINPPKDMGYLYFFERINS; from the exons ATGCTTGACCCCATGGACTTGCTCCGATCCAATCTCTCCCGGGTTCGGATCCCGGAGCCTACGAACCGTATCTACAAGCATGAATGCTGCTTATCGTTCGACACTCCG AGATCAGAAGGTGGCTTGTTCATTGACATGAATACATTCCTTGCTTTTGGAAAAGAGTGTGTTGCTTGGAACTACGAGAAGACTGGAAATCCAGTATATTTACATATAAAGCAAACAAAAAAGTTGGTACCTGAAGATAGGCCTTTGAAAAAACCAACTCTACTGGCTATAG GGGTTGATGGTGGATATGATAACAATGAAATTGAATATGAAGAGACCTACAGCATTGTCATAATTCCTGATTACGCAATCCTTCCATTTCCTTCTGTAGAGTTACCAGAGAAG GTAAGGTTGGCAGTTGATGCTATTTTATTAGCTGAGAGTGCTGAGCGGAAAGAGCAAGTTGCAGCCTGGACAGCAGATAAAAAACAAGTTAGTGCTTATGCAACGAATTTGCAACAAATTGACAATGGTGTTATTGTTCCTCCATCTGGTTGGAAATGTGCAAAGTGTGATAAAACAGAGAATCTTTGGTTAAATTTAACTGATGGTACGATTCTTTGTGGGCGGAAAAATTGGGATGGAACTGGTGGCAACAACCATGCCGTTGACTATTATAAGGAAACAAACTATCCTCTTGCTGTAAAACTGGGGACCATTACAGCTGACTTAGAAGGAGCAG ATGTTTTCTCATACCCAGAGGATGAAAGTGTTGTGGATCCACTCCTAGCGCAACATCTGCAATTTTTTGGCATTGATTTTTCATCATTACAGAAG acAGAAATGACTACTGCTGAGAGAGAACTTGaccaaaatacaaattttgatTGGAACCGAATCCAAGAAAGTGGACAGGATGTTGAACCGATTTGTGGACCTGGTTACACAGGGCTTGTCAATCTTGGAAATAG CTGTTACCTCGCAGCAACTATGCAAGTTGTCTTCTCAACAGACTCTTTCTACACACG ATACTACAAGAACCAGAGTTTAAAAATGGCATTTGGGATGGCTCCTGCTGATCCCACTGTAGACCTGAATATGCAGTT AACAAAGCTGGGACATGGTTTGCTATCTGGTAAATACTCTGTTCCCTCTCAGGAG GGAAGTGATGATTTCAATGTTAAAAATTCATCATCAACTGCT AAACAGGAAGGAATACCACCTCGTATGTTCAAAGCTGTTATTGCTGCCAGCCATCCTGAATTTTCTACCATGAGACAGCAG GATGCCCTGGAGTTTTTCCTACATTTTCTCGATCAAGTAGAACAAGTAGAACGATCTAATTCTGGGAGATCTGAGGCTGATTCTTCAAGGTGCTTCAAGTTTGGTGTTGAAGATCGTATTCAGTGTTCTTCTGGAAAAGTTGCTTACAATAGAAGGCTTGATTATATTCTATCTTTAAATATCCCATTGCATGCAGCTTCTAATAAAG ATGAACTTGAAGCCTTTCAGAAACTGAAAGCAGAAAAAATTTCAGAAGGGAAGGAAAT ATCCAATGATGAGATTGTACGCCCAAGGGTGCCTCTTGAAGCATGCCTTGCTAGCTTTTCATCTCCAGAGGAGATACATGATTTTTACAGTACTGCATTGAAGGCAAAGACAACAGCTATCAA GACTACAGGTCTAACTTCATTCCCTGATTACTTAGTGTTGCACATGCGGAAATTTGtaatggaggagggctgggtgcCTAAAAAGCTAG ATGTCTATGTAGATGTTCCTGATATTATAGATATTAGTCACATGCGCAGCAAGGGATTGCAACCTGGGGAAGAGATCTTACCAGAGT TTCCTGACAATGAGGCTGAATCAAATCTACCTTTTGCCGATGAGGGTATTGTATCTCAGCTTGTTTCCATGGGGTTTAGCCATCTTCATTGTCAGAAGGCTGCAATTAAGACCTCAAATACTGGAGTGGAAGAGGCAATGAATTGGTTACTTTCTCACATGGACGACGCGG ATATAGATGCTCCTATATCTCAAGGTGGAGAACCTGCAGTCGACCAATCAAAACTTGAAATGCTGCTTTCATTTGGATTTTCAGAAGAAGTAGCTCGGAAGGCACTGAAGGCATCG ggTGGTGACATTGAGAAAGCAACAGATTGGATATTCAACAATCCTGATGCTGCATCTGCTTCTTCTGATATGGATGCAACAACATCGAACCCAACTTCTAACCCAGCTGACATCGGGTTACCTGATGGCGGAGGAA GATACAAACTTATGGGAATTGTAAGCCACATTGGAACCTCCACTCAATGTGGGCATTACGTGGCTCACATTTTCAAAGATGGGAGATGGGTCATTTTTAACGATGACAAGGTTGGGGCTTCCATTAATCCTCCCAAGGACATGGGATATTTGTACTTTTTTGAGAGGATCAATAGTTGA
- the LOC133782583 gene encoding ubiquitin carboxyl-terminal hydrolase 14 isoform X1 — MLDPMDLLRSNLSRVRIPEPTNRIYKHECCLSFDTPRSEGGLFIDMNTFLAFGKECVAWNYEKTGNPVYLHIKQTKKLVPEDRPLKKPTLLAIGVDGGYDNNEIEYEETYSIVIIPDYAILPFPSVELPEKVRLAVDAILLAESAERKEQVAAWTADKKQVSAYATNLQQIDNGVIVPPSGWKCAKCDKTENLWLNLTDGTILCGRKNWDGTGGNNHAVDYYKETNYPLAVKLGTITADLEGADVFSYPEDESVVDPLLAQHLQFFGIDFSSLQKTEMTTAERELDQNTNFDWNRIQESGQDVEPICGPGYTGLVNLGNSCYLAATMQVVFSTDSFYTRYYKNQSLKMAFGMAPADPTVDLNMQLTKLGHGLLSGKYSVPSQEGSDDFNVKNSSSTAKQEGIPPRMFKAVIAASHPEFSTMRQQDALEFFLHFLDQVEQVERSNSGRSEADSSRCFKFGVEDRIQCSSGKVAYNRRLDYILSLNIPLHAASNKDELEAFQKLKAEKISEGKEISNDEIVRPRVPLEACLASFSSPEEIHDFYSTALKAKTTAIKTTGLTSFPDYLVLHMRKFVMEEGWVPKKLDVYVDVPDIIDISHMRSKGLQPGEEILPECFPDNEAESNLPFADEGIVSQLVSMGFSHLHCQKAAIKTSNTGVEEAMNWLLSHMDDADIDAPISQGGEPAVDQSKLEMLLSFGFSEEVARKALKASGGDIEKATDWIFNNPDAASASSDMDATTSNPTSNPADIGLPDGGGRYKLMGIVSHIGTSTQCGHYVAHIFKDGRWVIFNDDKVGASINPPKDMGYLYFFERINS; from the exons ATGCTTGACCCCATGGACTTGCTCCGATCCAATCTCTCCCGGGTTCGGATCCCGGAGCCTACGAACCGTATCTACAAGCATGAATGCTGCTTATCGTTCGACACTCCG AGATCAGAAGGTGGCTTGTTCATTGACATGAATACATTCCTTGCTTTTGGAAAAGAGTGTGTTGCTTGGAACTACGAGAAGACTGGAAATCCAGTATATTTACATATAAAGCAAACAAAAAAGTTGGTACCTGAAGATAGGCCTTTGAAAAAACCAACTCTACTGGCTATAG GGGTTGATGGTGGATATGATAACAATGAAATTGAATATGAAGAGACCTACAGCATTGTCATAATTCCTGATTACGCAATCCTTCCATTTCCTTCTGTAGAGTTACCAGAGAAG GTAAGGTTGGCAGTTGATGCTATTTTATTAGCTGAGAGTGCTGAGCGGAAAGAGCAAGTTGCAGCCTGGACAGCAGATAAAAAACAAGTTAGTGCTTATGCAACGAATTTGCAACAAATTGACAATGGTGTTATTGTTCCTCCATCTGGTTGGAAATGTGCAAAGTGTGATAAAACAGAGAATCTTTGGTTAAATTTAACTGATGGTACGATTCTTTGTGGGCGGAAAAATTGGGATGGAACTGGTGGCAACAACCATGCCGTTGACTATTATAAGGAAACAAACTATCCTCTTGCTGTAAAACTGGGGACCATTACAGCTGACTTAGAAGGAGCAG ATGTTTTCTCATACCCAGAGGATGAAAGTGTTGTGGATCCACTCCTAGCGCAACATCTGCAATTTTTTGGCATTGATTTTTCATCATTACAGAAG acAGAAATGACTACTGCTGAGAGAGAACTTGaccaaaatacaaattttgatTGGAACCGAATCCAAGAAAGTGGACAGGATGTTGAACCGATTTGTGGACCTGGTTACACAGGGCTTGTCAATCTTGGAAATAG CTGTTACCTCGCAGCAACTATGCAAGTTGTCTTCTCAACAGACTCTTTCTACACACG ATACTACAAGAACCAGAGTTTAAAAATGGCATTTGGGATGGCTCCTGCTGATCCCACTGTAGACCTGAATATGCAGTT AACAAAGCTGGGACATGGTTTGCTATCTGGTAAATACTCTGTTCCCTCTCAGGAG GGAAGTGATGATTTCAATGTTAAAAATTCATCATCAACTGCT AAACAGGAAGGAATACCACCTCGTATGTTCAAAGCTGTTATTGCTGCCAGCCATCCTGAATTTTCTACCATGAGACAGCAG GATGCCCTGGAGTTTTTCCTACATTTTCTCGATCAAGTAGAACAAGTAGAACGATCTAATTCTGGGAGATCTGAGGCTGATTCTTCAAGGTGCTTCAAGTTTGGTGTTGAAGATCGTATTCAGTGTTCTTCTGGAAAAGTTGCTTACAATAGAAGGCTTGATTATATTCTATCTTTAAATATCCCATTGCATGCAGCTTCTAATAAAG ATGAACTTGAAGCCTTTCAGAAACTGAAAGCAGAAAAAATTTCAGAAGGGAAGGAAAT ATCCAATGATGAGATTGTACGCCCAAGGGTGCCTCTTGAAGCATGCCTTGCTAGCTTTTCATCTCCAGAGGAGATACATGATTTTTACAGTACTGCATTGAAGGCAAAGACAACAGCTATCAA GACTACAGGTCTAACTTCATTCCCTGATTACTTAGTGTTGCACATGCGGAAATTTGtaatggaggagggctgggtgcCTAAAAAGCTAG ATGTCTATGTAGATGTTCCTGATATTATAGATATTAGTCACATGCGCAGCAAGGGATTGCAACCTGGGGAAGAGATCTTACCAGAGTGTT TTCCTGACAATGAGGCTGAATCAAATCTACCTTTTGCCGATGAGGGTATTGTATCTCAGCTTGTTTCCATGGGGTTTAGCCATCTTCATTGTCAGAAGGCTGCAATTAAGACCTCAAATACTGGAGTGGAAGAGGCAATGAATTGGTTACTTTCTCACATGGACGACGCGG ATATAGATGCTCCTATATCTCAAGGTGGAGAACCTGCAGTCGACCAATCAAAACTTGAAATGCTGCTTTCATTTGGATTTTCAGAAGAAGTAGCTCGGAAGGCACTGAAGGCATCG ggTGGTGACATTGAGAAAGCAACAGATTGGATATTCAACAATCCTGATGCTGCATCTGCTTCTTCTGATATGGATGCAACAACATCGAACCCAACTTCTAACCCAGCTGACATCGGGTTACCTGATGGCGGAGGAA GATACAAACTTATGGGAATTGTAAGCCACATTGGAACCTCCACTCAATGTGGGCATTACGTGGCTCACATTTTCAAAGATGGGAGATGGGTCATTTTTAACGATGACAAGGTTGGGGCTTCCATTAATCCTCCCAAGGACATGGGATATTTGTACTTTTTTGAGAGGATCAATAGTTGA